The genomic region CGTGCCCTGCTCGACGACGGCCTCGGGGAACGGCGCGAGGTTCCAGCCGGCGACCGCCGCGGTCACCTCGTCGCGCTCGACGGCCGTGACGCGGATCCCGATGGCTGCCATCGCCATCGCGTCCCCGCCGATGCCGCAGCCGAGGTCCGCCACGTGCGCGACGCCGGCCTGCTGGAACCGCCCGGCGTGCTGCGCGGCGACCGGCAGCCGCGTCGCCTGCTCGAGCCCGGCCTCCGTGAAGAGCATGCGCGCGGCGAACTCTCCGAATTTGGTCCGGGCCCGCGCGCGCAGCCGCGACTGCGTGAGGACGGCGGACACGAGCGCGGGGGAGTGACCCTCGCCACGCAGCGCGCTCACCATCCGCACCATGTCGTCCCCCGGCGCCGGCGCGGGGAGGGAGTCGAGCAGGCGGAGCCCCTCGAGCGAGAGCACCTCGCGGAGGTCGGTCTGATCCATCCGCCCACCGTACCCGGGCGCCTCTGCACCGATTGGCACTCGCGTTGCGCGAGTGCAAGCGCGGCCCGTAGAATCTCACCTGGCACTCTCCCCGGGAGATTGCCAATCAGTCTTGTCCCTTAGTCACGAAGGAAGAGGTCAACCGTGTCGGTCTCCATCAAGCCGCTCGAGGATCGCATCGTCATCCAGCAGGTCGAAGCCGAGCAGACCACCGCGTCTGGTCTGGTCATCCCCGACACCGCCAAGGAGAAGCCCCAGGAGGGCGAGGTCGTGGCGGTGGGCCCCGGCCGCATCGACGACAACGGCAACCGCGTCCCGCTCGACGTCGCCGTGGGCGACAAGGTCATCTACTCCAAGTACGGCGGAACCGAGGTCAAGTACGACGGCCAGGACCTCCTCGTCCTCTCCGCGCGCGACGTGCTCGCCGTCATCGAGCGCTGACGCTCCGCACCAGCGACACCGCACCACCGCACCACCCGGGAGCCCGGCCGACACGTTCGGCCGGGCTCTCGTGCGTCCGCGGCGCTAGCCTCGGGAGGTGACGCGCCCCACCCCGGAGACCTCGACCCGCACCGGCCTGATCGCCGCCGTCGGCGCCTACGGCCTGTGGGGCGTCCTCCCCGTCTTCTTCCTCCTGCTCGTGCCGGCCGGGGCGTTCGAGATTGTCGGCTGGCGGATCCTCTTCTCGCTCGTCGTCTGCGCCGTCGTCATCACGGCGGCACGGCGCTGGCCCGCGGTGGTCGCCATCGTGCGCCGGCCGCGGATCCTCCTGGGGCTCGGCCTCGCGGGCCACCTGATCCTCGTCAACTGGACCGTGTACGTGTACGGCACGCTCTCCGGCCACGTGGTCGAGACCGCGCTCGGCTACTTCATCAACCCCATCGTCACGGTGCTGCTCGGCGTGATCCTCCTGCGCGAGCGCCTGCGCCCGCTGCAGTGGACCGCCGTGGCCCTGTCGGCGCTCGCGGTGGCCGTCATCGCCGTCGGCTACGGGCAGCTGCCGTGGGTGTCGCTCGCGCTCGCCGGGTCGTTCGGCCTCTACGGGCTCGTGAAGAAGCGCGTGAGCGGGGGAGCCGACGCGCTCTCCGGCCTCGCGCTCGAGACGGCCTGGCTGGTGCCGGCCGCCACGACGATGCTCGTGATCACGGGTGCCGGTGCCGGCCTCACCATCGGCACGGTGTCGCTCGGGCACACGCTGCTGCTGGTCAGCACGGGCGTCGTCACGGCCGGGCCGCTCCTCCTCTTCGGATTCGCCGCCGGCCGCCTGCCCCTCTCGGTGATCGGGCTCACGCAGTACCTCGCTCCGCTGCTGCAATTCGCGTTCGGCGTCTTCGTCATGCACGAGGCCATGCCGCCCGAACGGTGGGCGGGATTCGCGATCGTCTGGGCGGCGCTCGTGCTGCTCACGATCGACATGATCCGCGCGTCCCGCCGGTCCCTGCCCGCCGCGGTGCCCGCACGGAGGGATCCGGCGGTCGTCGAGGGCATCTGATTCGGATCCCGTCGCGCATTCCTCGAATGGTAACGATCGGGTCGCGTTACACGACGGAAATGTCGATGCATTGTGTCCGTCTCATCCGCGCCATAGGGTCGCACCAGGCGAGGCGCGCATTCGCGTGCCTCATGCACCACATTCCCGAGCATCACCACACACATCCATAAGGAGCACCATGAGCGCATTCGGCAGGGCTTCGGCCTCCCGCTCACGATCCGCCCGCACCGCCCTCAGCGCCGTCACCATCGCGGTGGCCAGCGCCCTCGTCCTCGCCGGCTGCTCCGGCGGCGGCGGCGGAGGAGGCACCACGGCCGACGGCGGCCTGAACCTCAAGATCGGCACGATCCTGCCGCAGACGGGCTCCCTCGCGGTGCTCGGCCCGCCCGAGTTCGCGGGCGTGGACCTCGCCGTGAAGGACATCAACGACGCCAAGGCCGGCATCACGGTGACCAACACGGCCAAGGACTCGGGCGACACCACGACCGACATCGCGAGCCAGTCGGCCACGTCGCTCATCGCGGACGGCAACAGCGCCATCATCGGCGCCGCGTCCTCGGGCGTCTCGAAGACCTTCATCGACCAGGTCACCCAGGCCGGCGTCGTGCAGCTCTCGCCGGCGAACACCTCGCCGGACTTCACGACCTACGCGGACGACGGCTACTACTGGCGCACCGCCCCGTCGGACGTGCTCCAGGGCCGCATCCTCGGCAACAAGATGCTGCAGGACGGCAAGACCAACGTCTCGATCCTCTACATGAACGACGCCTACGGCACGGGCCTCCAGGAGAACATCAAGAAGACGCTCGAGGCAGGCGGCGCCACCATCGCCGCCGAGCAGGTCTTCGAGCCCTCCGCGACGGACTTCAACAGCGCGATCACCTCCGTGCTCGCCCCGAACCCGGACGCGCTCGTCGTCATCTCGTTCGACGAGATCAAGACCATCGCCGACCAGCTGGCGTCGAAGGGCTTCGACTTCTCGAAGTTCTACGGCACGGACGGGAACTACGGCGTCATCAAGGAGACCGACACCAACGTCGACATCGCGGGGGCGCAGTTCACGAACCCCGGCGTCGAGGCCAAGGAGGACTTCCAGACGCGCCTGCAGGACATGGTGAAGGCCGAGGGCGAGCCCGCCCTCACGGTGTTCAGCTACTCCGCCGAGTCGTACGACGGCACCGTGCTCCTCGCGCTCGCCGCGCTCCAGGGCAAGGGGACCGACGGCGCGACGCTGAAGGAGAACCTCCAGTCCGTCTCCGAGGGCGGCGAGAAGTGCACGACCTTCGCGGACTGCGCCAAGCTCATCGCGGACGGCACCGACATCGACTACGACGGCCTCTCCGGCCCGATCACGTTCGATGAGAACGGCGACCCGACCGAGGCGTACGTCTCCGTCTACAAGTACGGCACGGGCAACACGACGACCTTCTCCGAGCAGGTCTACGGCAAGCTCGACTAGCACCGCACCACGCACGGCTGAGGGCCCGGTCCGCATGGACCGGGCCTTCGGCGTGCCCGGGTGCGCGCAGTGCGTCCGCGGCCGGCTGGTGGCCCGTGCCGTCCCCCCCGCGTCGACGTGAGGGCGGTCACGCGTCGGGGGGGCGGCATCCCGCAGGGGCGGGGACGCCGTCACGGCGGCGGGACGCGGGCGGTCGCGGTCCGTGCTGCTCGGATGCCGGCGCCCCACCCCGCACACGACGACGCGGCACCCCCGGAGGGATGCCGCGTCGGGTCGTGCGGGGGAGGGATCAGGGCTGGGGCGCCGCCTTGGCCTTCTCCTGGTCGGCGGCGAGCGTGCCGAGGTACAGCTCGATGACCTTCGGGTCGTTCATGAGCTCGCGCCCGCGACCCTCGTACGCGTCCTTGCCCTGGTCGAGCACGTAGCCGCGGTCGCAGATCTGCAGGGCGCGCCGGGCGTTCTGCTCCACGATCATCACGGAGACGCCCGCGCGGTTGATCTGCGCCACGTTGATGAACGTCTCGTCCTGCCGCACGGGGGAGAGGCCGGCGCTCGGCTCGTCGAGGAGCAGCACCGTCGGATCCATCATGAGCGCGCGCGACATGGCGACCATCTGGCGCTCGCCGCCCGAGAGGGACCCGGCGCGCTGCTTCAGCCGCTTGCCGAGCTCCGGGAACAGGTCGGTGACGAACGCCAGCCGCTCCTTGTACATCTTGGGCTTCTGGTACGCGCCCATCTGGAGGTTCTCGTCGATCGTGAGCGTGGGGAACACGTTGTTGTTCTGCGGCACCATGCCCACTCCGCGGGAGACGAGCTTGTCGGCCTTGAGCCCGGTGATGTCCTGGCCGTTCAGCTCGATGCTGCCGCCGCGCACGTTCACCTGGCCGAAGATCGCCTTCAGCAGCGTCGACTTGCCGGCGCCGTTCGGGCCGATGATGCCCACGAGCTCGCCCTTGTCGACGTGCACGTTGCACCCGTTGAGGATGTTGACCCCGGGCAGGTAGCCCGCGTGGAGGTCGGTGGTCTGGAGGACCCGCTCTGCCGTCACTTGTCTGCCGCTTCCTTCTCGATCTCGCTCTTCACGAGGTCGGAGTCCATGTCCTTCGCCACCTCGCGCTGGCCCGAGAGGGTGCCGAGGTCGGTGTCGTGGTGGGCGCCGAGGTAGGCGTCGATGACGGCCGGGTCGCTCATCACGGTGGAGGGCGGGCCCTCGGCGACGATGCGGCCCTCGGCCATCACGACCACCCAGTCGGCGATCTCGTTGACCATGTGCATGTCGTGCTCGACGAACAGCACGGTCATGCCCTCGGTCTTGAGGTCGAGGATGTGGTGCAGCAGCGACTGCGTCAGCGCCGGGTTGACGCCGGCCATCGGCTCGTCGAGCATCACGAGGTCGGGCTTCGTCATGAGCGCGCGCGCCATCTCGAGGAGCTTGCGCTGACCGCCGGAGAGGCTGTCCGCGTAGTCCTCCTCCTTGGCGTCGAGCTTGAACTTCTTCAGGAGCCCGCGGGCGCGCTCCGTTATCTCATCCTCCTTCGTGCGCCAGAGGGGGCGGATCAGCGCGGAGAAGAAGTTCTCGCCGCCCTGGCCGGTGGCGCCGAGGCGCATGTTCTCCAGCACCGTCATGCCGCCGAGGGCCTTGGTGAGCTGGAAGGTGCGCACCATGCCGAGGCGAGCGACGCGGAACGCGCTCATCCCGGCGAGGTTCTTCCCCGAGAACTCCCACGTGCCGGTGTTCGGCTTGTCGAAGCCGGTCAGCAGGTTGAAGAACGTGGTCTTGCCGGCGCCGTTCGGGCCGATGAGGGCCGTGATGGAGCCGCGGGGGATCTCGAGGTGGTCGACGTCGACCGCCTTCAGTCCGCCGAACTGCCGGCTGACGCCGTGCGCGACGATGATGGGGTCCTTCTTGGCGCAGCCCGGACCGGCGTCGCCGTCGAGGATGGCCGAGACCGGGGTCTTGTCAGGCAAAGTGCGTCTCCTTCTTCTTCCCGAAGATGCCCTGTGGTCGGAAGATCACGAGCAGCATGAGCGCGACGCCCACGATGATGAAGCGGATCGGGCCCTGCTGGGTGCTCGAGATGGGCAGCCAGTCGTTCGTCACCGCGAGGCTGAGCAGGCCGTCCGAGAGCGACAGTGTGACCCAGAAGATGATCGAGCCGATGACCGGCCCGAAGATCGTGGCCGCGCCTCCCAGCAGCATGATCGTGTAGAGGAAGAACGTGAGCTGCGTGCCGTAGTTGTCGGGCTGCAGCGACCTCGGGAGGATGAAGACCACGCCCGCGAGCCCGCCGAACACGCCGCCGAGCACGAGCGCCTGCATCTTGTAGGAGTAGACGTTCTTGCCGAGCGCGCGGACCGCGTCCTCGTCCTCGCGCACGCCCTTCAGCACGCGGCCCCAGGGGCTGCGCATGAGGAGGAAGACCAGGAGGCAGGCGATGCCGACGAGGCCCCAGCCGACGATGCGGATCCACCACTGGTCGGCGGAGTAGGTGAGCACGCCCAGGCCGAAGCGGCCCTCGGGCAGCGGGTTGAGGTCGTTGAAGCCGGCCGCCGCGCCGTTGATGCCCTCGGAGCCGCCCGTGACGTCGGAGAACTCGGGCGTCTTGACGCTCAGCCGGATGATCTCGGCCGCCGCGATGGTCACGATGCTCAGGTAGTCCGCCCTCAATCGCAGGGTCGGGATGCCCAGGATCAGCGCGAACACCGTGGAGGCGACGATCGCCGCGAGGAGCGACGCCCAGACGGGCCAGTCGTACATGACCGCCGTGATGGCGAACGCGTAGCCGCCGATGGCCATGAAGCCGGCCTGGCCGAAGTTGAGCAGGCCCGTGAAGCCGAAGTGGATCACGAGGCCGACTGTCGCGAGCGCGTACGCCGCGGTGGTCGGCGAGAAGATCTCGCCGAGCGCCAGGAAGATGAAGTTGGAGTTCATGCGCGGCTAACCGATCCGATCTTTCCGACCCAGGATTCCCTGGGGCCTGATGAGCAGGATGACGATCATGACCACGAGCGCGGCCACGTACTTCATGTTCTCGGGCAGGACCATGGTGCTGACGTTGATGAAGACGCCGATCACGATCGAGCCGATGAGCGCGCCGAACGCCGTGCCGAGCCCGCCGAGGACGACGGCCGAGAAGACGAGCAGCAGGATGGACGCGCCCGTGTCCCAGCGCAGCGACTGGTAGTAGGCGATGAAGACGCCCGACAGGGCGGCGAGGGCCGCGCCGCCGATCCAGACCACGCGGATCACGCCCTCGACGTCGATGCCCGACGCCGCGGCGAGCGAGCGGTTGTCGGAGACGGCGCGGGTGGCCTTGCCGATCTTCGTGTAGAGCAGCACGTACGCGACCGCCAGGAGCAGCACGACCGAGACGACCGCGCCGGCGACGTCGGTGAACTTCAGGCTCACCGGCCCGACGACCAGGAACGGCGCCGGGCTGTTGGGGAGCGTCAGGCGGTCGGCGCCGAAGATGAACTGGAAGAGGTAGCGCAGGGCGAGGGACAGGCCGATGGTGACGATCATCAGCGGCACCAGCCCGAGGCGCCGCTTCCGCAGGGGCTTCCAGAGCGCCGCGTCCTGCGCGAACCCGAACGCCCCGCCGAGGATCACCGTGATGACGATCGCGAGCACCGGGTTCAGGCCGAGCACGTTGCTGAAGAGGTACGCCATGAGCGCGCCGACGGTGACCAGCTCGCCGTGCGCGAAGTTGTTGAGTCCCGTCGTGCCGTAGATGAGCGACAGGCCGATGGCCGCGAGGGCGAGCAGCAGGCCGAAGATCAGGCCCGTCACCACCTTGGGCCAGAAGATCTTCCAGAAGTTGTTCTGGGTGACGGCTTCCGCGGTGCCGGAGACCGCGCCGGTCTCGGTGTCCGGTGCGGCGGTCTCGCCGCCGGTGGAGGTGCCCGTGCCGGCACCGGCGCTGGCGCTCGGTGCGGGCGTGGATCCGGCCGCGCCTGCCGCCGCGCCGTCGGGCGAGAGGAAGAAGAAGGCGGGCACGTTCTTGTTGCCCGCGGCCACGTCGATCTCGCGGGGGCTCGAGCCCGCGCGGGGGACGCCCGCGCCCTCGGGGATCGTCGACGCGTCGACCTCGACCGTGAAGGAGCCCGGCGCGCTGAGGCCGACCTCGGCCTTGCCGTCCGCGCCGGTCGTGCCGGTGGCCTCGACGCCGCCGCCCGAGACCTTCACGGTGACGCCGGCGATGCCGGTCTTGTCGGCGTCCGCCCGGACCCACACGAGCAGGGACTGCTCGGCGGACGCCGGGTCGACCGCCTGCGGCGCCGCGCGGGGATCCGCGTGCGCAGCCGATGGGGCCGAGAGGAGAAGTGCGGTGCAGGCGAACGCCACCGCGAGAATCAGGGCCCACATGCGCTGCGCGCGTGCTCCGGCCGAACCAGTGGCTATCACTAGACCTCCATAGGGGGAGCCGTGCGAG from Clavibacter michiganensis subsp. insidiosus harbors:
- the rarD gene encoding EamA family transporter RarD, which produces MTRPTPETSTRTGLIAAVGAYGLWGVLPVFFLLLVPAGAFEIVGWRILFSLVVCAVVITAARRWPAVVAIVRRPRILLGLGLAGHLILVNWTVYVYGTLSGHVVETALGYFINPIVTVLLGVILLRERLRPLQWTAVALSALAVAVIAVGYGQLPWVSLALAGSFGLYGLVKKRVSGGADALSGLALETAWLVPAATTMLVITGAGAGLTIGTVSLGHTLLLVSTGVVTAGPLLLFGFAAGRLPLSVIGLTQYLAPLLQFAFGVFVMHEAMPPERWAGFAIVWAALVLLTIDMIRASRRSLPAAVPARRDPAVVEGI
- a CDS encoding ABC transporter substrate-binding protein is translated as MSAFGRASASRSRSARTALSAVTIAVASALVLAGCSGGGGGGGTTADGGLNLKIGTILPQTGSLAVLGPPEFAGVDLAVKDINDAKAGITVTNTAKDSGDTTTDIASQSATSLIADGNSAIIGAASSGVSKTFIDQVTQAGVVQLSPANTSPDFTTYADDGYYWRTAPSDVLQGRILGNKMLQDGKTNVSILYMNDAYGTGLQENIKKTLEAGGATIAAEQVFEPSATDFNSAITSVLAPNPDALVVISFDEIKTIADQLASKGFDFSKFYGTDGNYGVIKETDTNVDIAGAQFTNPGVEAKEDFQTRLQDMVKAEGEPALTVFSYSAESYDGTVLLALAALQGKGTDGATLKENLQSVSEGGEKCTTFADCAKLIADGTDIDYDGLSGPITFDENGDPTEAYVSVYKYGTGNTTTFSEQVYGKLD
- a CDS encoding branched-chain amino acid ABC transporter permease, with the protein product MNSNFIFLALGEIFSPTTAAYALATVGLVIHFGFTGLLNFGQAGFMAIGGYAFAITAVMYDWPVWASLLAAIVASTVFALILGIPTLRLRADYLSIVTIAAAEIIRLSVKTPEFSDVTGGSEGINGAAAGFNDLNPLPEGRFGLGVLTYSADQWWIRIVGWGLVGIACLLVFLLMRSPWGRVLKGVREDEDAVRALGKNVYSYKMQALVLGGVFGGLAGVVFILPRSLQPDNYGTQLTFFLYTIMLLGGAATIFGPVIGSIIFWVTLSLSDGLLSLAVTNDWLPISSTQQGPIRFIIVGVALMLLVIFRPQGIFGKKKETHFA
- a CDS encoding ABC transporter ATP-binding protein, producing the protein MTAERVLQTTDLHAGYLPGVNILNGCNVHVDKGELVGIIGPNGAGKSTLLKAIFGQVNVRGGSIELNGQDITGLKADKLVSRGVGMVPQNNNVFPTLTIDENLQMGAYQKPKMYKERLAFVTDLFPELGKRLKQRAGSLSGGERQMVAMSRALMMDPTVLLLDEPSAGLSPVRQDETFINVAQINRAGVSVMIVEQNARRALQICDRGYVLDQGKDAYEGRGRELMNDPKVIELYLGTLAADQEKAKAAPQP
- a CDS encoding ABC transporter ATP-binding protein; this encodes MPDKTPVSAILDGDAGPGCAKKDPIIVAHGVSRQFGGLKAVDVDHLEIPRGSITALIGPNGAGKTTFFNLLTGFDKPNTGTWEFSGKNLAGMSAFRVARLGMVRTFQLTKALGGMTVLENMRLGATGQGGENFFSALIRPLWRTKEDEITERARGLLKKFKLDAKEEDYADSLSGGQRKLLEMARALMTKPDLVMLDEPMAGVNPALTQSLLHHILDLKTEGMTVLFVEHDMHMVNEIADWVVVMAEGRIVAEGPPSTVMSDPAVIDAYLGAHHDTDLGTLSGQREVAKDMDSDLVKSEIEKEAADK
- a CDS encoding ABC transporter permease subunit produces the protein MWALILAVAFACTALLLSAPSAAHADPRAAPQAVDPASAEQSLLVWVRADADKTGIAGVTVKVSGGGVEATGTTGADGKAEVGLSAPGSFTVEVDASTIPEGAGVPRAGSSPREIDVAAGNKNVPAFFFLSPDGAAAGAAGSTPAPSASAGAGTGTSTGGETAAPDTETGAVSGTAEAVTQNNFWKIFWPKVVTGLIFGLLLALAAIGLSLIYGTTGLNNFAHGELVTVGALMAYLFSNVLGLNPVLAIVITVILGGAFGFAQDAALWKPLRKRRLGLVPLMIVTIGLSLALRYLFQFIFGADRLTLPNSPAPFLVVGPVSLKFTDVAGAVVSVVLLLAVAYVLLYTKIGKATRAVSDNRSLAAASGIDVEGVIRVVWIGGAALAALSGVFIAYYQSLRWDTGASILLLVFSAVVLGGLGTAFGALIGSIVIGVFINVSTMVLPENMKYVAALVVMIVILLIRPQGILGRKDRIG
- the groES gene encoding co-chaperone GroES yields the protein MSVSIKPLEDRIVIQQVEAEQTTASGLVIPDTAKEKPQEGEVVAVGPGRIDDNGNRVPLDVAVGDKVIYSKYGGTEVKYDGQDLLVLSARDVLAVIER